In Sphingomonas panacisoli, one genomic interval encodes:
- a CDS encoding carboxylesterase/lipase family protein produces the protein MIARLIALLGVASLSIAAADKPVVTSSAGAVAGTTDGNIRVFKGIPYAQPPIGPLRWRPTQPLPRWSGTRDASDYGPACIQLQSPKPVSVYSPAAPLPTSEDCLTLNIWTPANAAKAPVFVWIHGGALSGGSSREPLYDGKKLAERGIIVVSINYRLGVLGFLAHPALSAESPQHVSGNYGLLDQIAALTWVKRNIAAFGGDAGNVTIAGESAGGLSVMYLMASPYARGLFAKAIAESAYMVSMPELKTARGDQIAAEAAGTLLAGGLQAPDIATLRGMKPDELSLAATKLGYAPWITVDGKLVPEQLVATFDKGKQAPVPLLAGFNSGEIRSLMILAPKVPGNAAKYEAAIRERYGDLASEFLRLYPSTDMKESILAATRDALYGWTAQRLVSKQAALGQPSYLYLWDHSYPAEDAAGLHGFHASELPYVFDNTDRTGPLWPAIPATPGEAAMADAMADYWASFVRTGRPQAANAPVWPAYDVKAGNYMLLADTPKPNANLFPGMYALNERIVCRRAANGKIPWHWNFGLAAPAMAAATPGCG, from the coding sequence ATGATCGCTCGCCTGATTGCCCTGCTCGGCGTCGCATCGCTGAGCATCGCCGCCGCGGACAAGCCGGTGGTCACATCCTCCGCCGGTGCCGTGGCGGGCACCACCGACGGGAATATCCGCGTATTCAAGGGCATTCCTTATGCCCAGCCGCCGATCGGGCCACTGCGCTGGCGTCCCACGCAGCCGCTACCCCGCTGGTCCGGCACGCGCGACGCGAGCGATTACGGCCCGGCGTGTATTCAGCTCCAGTCGCCCAAGCCCGTCTCGGTCTATTCGCCCGCCGCGCCGCTGCCGACCAGCGAGGATTGTCTGACGCTCAACATCTGGACGCCGGCCAATGCCGCCAAGGCGCCGGTGTTCGTGTGGATTCATGGCGGCGCGCTGTCGGGCGGGTCGAGCCGCGAGCCGCTCTATGACGGCAAGAAGCTGGCAGAGCGCGGCATCATCGTCGTGTCGATCAACTACCGGCTTGGCGTGCTGGGTTTCCTCGCGCACCCCGCGCTCAGCGCGGAATCGCCGCAACACGTGTCGGGCAATTATGGCCTGCTCGACCAGATCGCCGCGCTGACCTGGGTCAAGCGCAACATCGCCGCGTTCGGCGGCGACGCGGGCAACGTCACGATCGCCGGGGAATCGGCTGGTGGCCTCAGCGTCATGTACCTGATGGCGTCGCCTTATGCGCGCGGTCTGTTCGCCAAGGCGATCGCCGAGAGCGCGTACATGGTGTCGATGCCCGAATTGAAGACCGCGCGCGGCGATCAGATCGCGGCGGAGGCGGCCGGCACGTTGCTGGCGGGCGGACTACAGGCGCCCGACATCGCGACGTTGCGCGGGATGAAACCCGACGAATTGTCGCTGGCCGCGACCAAGCTCGGCTACGCGCCGTGGATCACGGTCGACGGCAAGCTGGTCCCCGAGCAACTCGTCGCAACCTTCGACAAGGGCAAGCAGGCGCCGGTGCCGCTGCTCGCCGGGTTCAACAGCGGCGAGATTCGCTCGCTGATGATCCTCGCGCCCAAGGTGCCGGGTAACGCCGCCAAGTACGAAGCGGCGATCCGCGAGCGCTACGGCGACCTCGCGAGCGAATTCCTGCGGCTCTACCCATCGACCGATATGAAGGAGAGCATCCTCGCCGCGACGCGCGACGCGCTCTACGGCTGGACGGCGCAGCGGCTGGTGTCGAAGCAGGCTGCGTTGGGTCAGCCGTCGTATTTGTATTTGTGGGACCACAGCTATCCGGCCGAGGATGCTGCGGGGCTGCACGGTTTCCACGCGAGCGAATTGCCGTACGTGTTCGACAATACCGATCGCACGGGGCCGCTGTGGCCGGCAATTCCGGCGACGCCCGGCGAGGCGGCGATGGCCGACGCCATGGCGGACTATTGGGCCAGCTTCGTCCGCACCGGCCGGCCGCAAGCCGCGAACGCGCCGGTCTGGCCAGCTTACGACGTCAAGGCCGGCAACTACATGTTGCTCGCCGATACGCCGAAGCCGAACGCCAACCTGTTCCCCGGCATGTACGCGCTCAACGAGCGGATCGTCTGTCGCCGGGCGGCAAACGGGAAAATCCCCTGGCACTGGAACTTCGGCTTGGCGGCACCGGCGATGGCCGCGGCGACACCGGGCTGCGGTTAG
- a CDS encoding TonB-dependent receptor yields MKGSALWLGASLAALAWAAPATAQDAAPQTTASDTATTDDVEGDIIITATRRDENLMTSPISASVLSGTDLGNKGVTNVDALQFAMPSVVVNNFGQGNDFNVRGIGKAEHNTQTTTGVITYRDGVPTFPGYFQMEPYYDVANIQVLRGPQGTIVGQNATGGAVFVNTNDPIINGGMRGYVNANYGNYNDFGFQGAVNIPISNTFAMRVAGFAQRRDSFFKIRGAGGTAYPYDNGKMGYLAGRVSFLWKPTENFSALWKTDLDFLDSGAYPASPFYQHSSFYPTYKRDLYNIELNAPQDARDKFVRSVLKLEYDTSSGIKFRSVSGYQTGNTMYRADLDGTASNFGDPTTIVLPTNPTGTIKNYSFYDNVNETQFSQEFNIISPDNKRFTWLIGGFGMWNTYYFPKPFSNFTINACYPFTTIAACLYQLAGRNPERNLAAFGQVGFQITPNLKIELGGRYTASRSTNYVNVLQYGLAINQVQKVSSDNFSYKASLGWKVSNDQYLYGFVATGFRPGGLNVPVSAATIQPFKPERITSYEAGWKANWAGGHVRTTITGFYNDYKDFQVIIGYPTFPTFGIELNVPNSTKIYGGEGEIDVSVGGFKFGAGVNVLHTELGQFYASDPRAPATGACDPLKGGAAAATNCINLKGRRQTYAPNLTFNFSAEYTLKLPGGDTITPRANFGYVGNQWATLFENPARGDRLDARKILNAQLAYTHGTLTVTAYATNLTDQHYVAALNSGLYFAGAPRQYGLKVLKVF; encoded by the coding sequence ATGAAAGGATCAGCATTGTGGCTTGGCGCGTCGTTGGCGGCGTTGGCCTGGGCTGCACCCGCGACGGCGCAGGACGCCGCACCGCAAACCACCGCGAGCGACACGGCGACGACCGATGACGTCGAAGGCGACATCATCATCACCGCGACGCGCCGCGACGAAAACTTGATGACCTCACCGATCTCGGCATCGGTGCTGTCGGGCACCGATCTCGGCAATAAGGGCGTGACCAACGTCGATGCGCTGCAATTCGCGATGCCGTCCGTGGTCGTGAACAATTTCGGCCAAGGCAACGATTTCAACGTCCGCGGCATCGGCAAGGCCGAGCACAACACGCAGACCACGACCGGTGTCATCACCTATCGCGACGGTGTGCCGACCTTCCCGGGCTATTTCCAGATGGAGCCCTATTACGACGTCGCCAACATCCAGGTGCTGCGCGGGCCGCAGGGCACGATCGTCGGCCAGAACGCGACCGGCGGCGCGGTGTTCGTCAACACCAACGATCCGATCATCAATGGCGGCATGCGCGGCTACGTCAACGCGAATTACGGCAATTACAACGACTTCGGTTTCCAAGGTGCGGTCAACATCCCGATCAGCAACACCTTTGCGATGCGCGTCGCCGGCTTCGCGCAGCGCCGGGACAGCTTCTTCAAGATCCGCGGCGCCGGCGGCACGGCGTATCCCTACGACAACGGCAAGATGGGCTATCTGGCGGGCCGCGTCAGCTTCCTGTGGAAGCCGACCGAAAACTTTTCCGCACTTTGGAAGACCGATCTCGATTTTCTCGATTCGGGCGCGTATCCGGCGTCGCCCTTCTACCAGCACAGCAGCTTCTACCCGACGTACAAGCGCGATCTGTACAATATCGAATTGAACGCGCCGCAGGACGCGCGCGACAAATTCGTCCGCTCTGTTCTGAAGCTCGAATACGACACGTCGAGCGGCATCAAGTTCCGCTCGGTGTCCGGGTATCAGACCGGTAACACGATGTATCGCGCCGACCTGGACGGCACGGCGTCGAACTTCGGCGACCCGACGACGATCGTGCTGCCGACCAATCCGACCGGCACGATCAAGAACTATTCGTTCTACGACAACGTGAACGAGACGCAGTTCAGCCAGGAATTCAACATCATCTCCCCGGACAACAAGCGCTTCACGTGGCTGATCGGCGGGTTCGGGATGTGGAACACCTATTACTTCCCCAAACCGTTCAGCAATTTCACGATCAACGCCTGCTATCCGTTCACGACGATCGCGGCGTGCCTCTATCAGCTCGCGGGCCGCAATCCGGAGCGTAACCTGGCGGCGTTCGGCCAGGTCGGGTTCCAGATCACCCCGAACCTGAAGATCGAACTCGGCGGTCGCTACACCGCCAGCCGATCGACCAACTATGTCAACGTCCTGCAATATGGTCTGGCGATCAACCAGGTGCAGAAGGTGTCGTCGGACAATTTCTCGTACAAGGCGTCGCTCGGCTGGAAGGTCAGCAACGACCAGTATCTGTACGGCTTCGTCGCGACCGGGTTCCGGCCGGGCGGCCTCAACGTGCCGGTCAGCGCCGCGACGATCCAGCCGTTCAAGCCCGAACGCATCACGTCGTACGAAGCAGGCTGGAAGGCGAATTGGGCGGGCGGCCATGTCCGTACGACGATCACCGGCTTCTACAACGACTATAAGGATTTCCAGGTCATCATCGGGTACCCGACCTTCCCGACGTTCGGCATCGAATTGAACGTGCCGAACTCGACGAAGATCTACGGTGGCGAAGGTGAGATCGACGTCAGCGTCGGCGGCTTCAAGTTCGGCGCCGGCGTCAACGTGCTGCACACCGAGCTGGGCCAGTTCTACGCGAGCGACCCGCGTGCGCCGGCGACCGGCGCGTGCGACCCGCTGAAGGGCGGGGCGGCCGCGGCGACGAACTGCATCAACCTGAAGGGGCGGCGGCAGACCTACGCGCCGAACCTGACGTTCAACTTCAGCGCCGAATACACTCTCAAGCTGCCGGGCGGCGACACCATCACGCCGCGCGCCAATTTCGGTTATGTCGGCAACCAGTGGGCGACGCTGTTCGAAAATCCGGCCCGCGGCGACCGGCTCGACGCGCGCAAGATCCTGAACGCGCAGCTCGCCTATACGCACGGAACGCTGACGGTCACGGCTTACGCCACCAACCTGACCGACCAGCATTACGTCGCGGCGCTCAATAGCGGGCTCTATTTCGCCGGTGCGCCACGCCAGTACGGGCTCAAGGTGCTCAAGGTGTTCTGA
- a CDS encoding carotenoid oxygenase family protein yields MASVIENAIRGTVTKGIGVVAEFNRKRMPETDHPFLTGIHKPMAAELTLEDLPVTGTIPDELDGRYLRIGPNPAAPEAKGYHWFTGDGMVHVIALKDGQALWYRNRWIRSKRVEAETGMPHAPGPRHGGFDTVNTNVLGIGGRTWALVEAGSYPVELSDTLDEQTYNPFDDTLMGSFTAHPHLDPATGENHAICYEATVPDQIRHVVIDASGKVTREVAIPVKHGPSIHDCAITARYALILDLPVTFSMKALIGGHSFPYRWNPEHQARIGLLPRNGGADDVVWVDCPQVYIFHVANAFDVADGRVVLDACVYDTMFAELTGGPSGKSLGLERWIIDPIAKTVERKTIDATPQEFPRPDERFFGQPYHYAYTMGLPEGDFAIGDTKLYRHDLAEGTKQTHDFGPGRYPGEFVFVPRSDDAPEGDGWLVGLVIDLPNETTDLAIIDAQDFEGAPVASIRIPHRVPPGFHGNWVANG; encoded by the coding sequence ATGGCCAGTGTCATCGAAAATGCAATCCGCGGCACCGTTACCAAGGGGATCGGCGTCGTCGCCGAGTTCAATCGCAAGCGCATGCCGGAGACCGACCATCCGTTCCTGACCGGCATTCACAAGCCGATGGCCGCCGAGCTGACGCTGGAGGATCTGCCCGTTACCGGCACGATCCCCGACGAGCTCGACGGCCGCTATCTGCGCATCGGCCCCAATCCTGCCGCGCCCGAGGCGAAGGGCTATCATTGGTTCACCGGCGACGGCATGGTCCACGTCATCGCGCTGAAGGACGGCCAGGCGTTGTGGTACCGCAACCGCTGGATCCGGTCGAAGCGGGTCGAGGCGGAGACCGGCATGCCGCACGCCCCCGGTCCGCGTCATGGCGGGTTCGACACGGTCAACACCAATGTGCTCGGCATCGGCGGGCGGACCTGGGCTTTGGTCGAGGCGGGGTCGTACCCGGTCGAACTGTCCGACACGCTCGACGAGCAAACCTACAATCCGTTCGACGACACGCTGATGGGCAGCTTCACCGCGCATCCGCATCTCGATCCGGCGACCGGCGAGAACCACGCGATCTGCTACGAAGCGACCGTTCCCGACCAAATCCGCCATGTCGTGATCGACGCGAGCGGCAAGGTGACGCGCGAGGTCGCGATCCCGGTCAAGCACGGGCCGTCGATCCACGATTGTGCGATTACCGCGCGGTATGCGCTGATCCTCGATTTGCCCGTTACTTTTTCGATGAAGGCGCTGATCGGCGGGCACTCGTTCCCCTATCGCTGGAATCCGGAACATCAGGCGCGTATCGGCCTACTGCCTCGTAACGGCGGTGCGGACGACGTGGTCTGGGTAGATTGTCCGCAAGTCTACATCTTCCACGTCGCCAACGCGTTCGACGTGGCGGACGGCCGGGTCGTGCTCGACGCCTGCGTCTACGACACGATGTTCGCGGAACTGACCGGCGGGCCGTCGGGCAAGTCGCTCGGCCTGGAGCGCTGGATCATCGATCCGATCGCGAAGACCGTCGAGCGCAAGACGATCGATGCGACGCCGCAGGAATTCCCGCGTCCCGACGAACGCTTCTTTGGCCAGCCGTATCACTACGCCTATACGATGGGGCTGCCCGAGGGTGATTTCGCGATCGGCGACACCAAGCTCTATCGCCACGATCTGGCCGAGGGGACGAAGCAGACGCACGATTTCGGCCCCGGCCGTTATCCCGGCGAGTTCGTGTTCGTGCCGCGTAGCGACGACGCGCCCGAGGGTGACGGCTGGCTGGTCGGGCTGGTGATCGACTTGCCCAACGAGACCACCGACCTCGCGATCATCGACGCGCAGGACTTCGAAGGCGCGCCCGTCGCGAGCATCCGTATCCCCCACCGCGTGCCGCCGGGGTTCCATGGCAATTGGGTCGCGAACGGCTGA
- a CDS encoding lmo0937 family membrane protein: MLWTIVVILLVLWALGFAVHVGGGLIHLLLVIALIVVVVRLIQGRRVV; this comes from the coding sequence ATGCTTTGGACGATCGTCGTCATCCTGCTCGTACTCTGGGCGCTGGGCTTTGCCGTTCATGTCGGCGGCGGCCTTATCCACCTTTTGCTCGTGATCGCGCTGATCGTGGTCGTCGTGCGCCTGATCCAGGGTCGTCGCGTCGTCTAG
- a CDS encoding AMP-binding protein, with protein MQRYSLTIDKFLDHAAKWFADADVVEADGGRVIRRDGYAAMRERANRLSGALLALGLKQGDRVGTLAWNTQEHFEAYYATMGVGLVCHTLNPRLTVAHLAAIIGEAGDRVLVAAANLAPLLAELLPHCPVIEHVVLIDEGADIAAIGLDVAPRIWTYAALVAKHGAPAAWGDFDEEAPAGLCYTSGTTGRPKGVVYTHRSNYLQTLRSNQADAIAITSRDTVLLGVPMFHANAWGLPFVAAAAGARLILPGRLTDGASLAKLMRDERVTVAVGVQTLWLGVVDTLDATGGDLPDLKRVVIGGSSCPEALIKRFEERLGAHVQTSWGMTELSPMGTIAPPDLPASAEQASGRPPMGIDLKLTDAEGRTLPQQRGVEGCLKVKGASVVDRYYGADADALDDEGYFDTGDLAVIDDAGNLTIAGRSKDLIKSGGEWINPNEIETIVGTDPAVGLVAVIGRDDPKWGERPVLMVEPRKDRRIDPAALRTSLRGRIADWWLPDEVVVVPAMPLAASGKIDKNRLRADYASGRYSADQVGR; from the coding sequence ATGCAGCGTTACAGCCTGACCATCGACAAGTTCCTCGATCATGCCGCCAAGTGGTTCGCCGATGCCGACGTCGTCGAGGCAGACGGCGGGCGCGTGATCCGGCGCGACGGCTATGCCGCGATGCGGGAGCGCGCCAACCGCCTGTCGGGTGCGCTGCTGGCGCTCGGTTTGAAACAGGGCGATCGCGTCGGAACGCTCGCGTGGAATACGCAGGAGCATTTCGAAGCCTATTACGCGACGATGGGGGTGGGGCTGGTGTGCCACACGCTCAACCCGCGGCTGACCGTCGCCCACCTCGCCGCGATCATCGGCGAGGCGGGCGACCGTGTGCTGGTCGCCGCCGCCAACCTCGCGCCGCTGCTCGCCGAGTTGCTGCCGCACTGTCCGGTGATCGAGCATGTCGTGCTGATCGACGAGGGCGCCGACATCGCCGCAATCGGGCTCGACGTCGCGCCGCGCATCTGGACCTATGCGGCGCTCGTCGCGAAGCATGGGGCGCCGGCCGCGTGGGGCGATTTCGACGAGGAGGCGCCCGCGGGGCTATGTTACACATCGGGGACGACGGGGCGGCCCAAGGGCGTCGTCTACACCCACCGATCGAACTACCTCCAGACGCTGCGCTCTAATCAGGCCGACGCGATTGCGATCACCAGCCGCGATACCGTGTTGCTCGGCGTCCCCATGTTCCACGCCAATGCCTGGGGCCTGCCGTTCGTCGCGGCGGCGGCGGGCGCGCGGCTGATCCTGCCGGGGCGCCTCACCGACGGCGCGAGCCTGGCCAAGCTGATGCGCGACGAGCGCGTGACGGTGGCGGTCGGTGTGCAGACGCTGTGGCTCGGCGTGGTCGATACTCTCGACGCGACCGGCGGCGACCTGCCCGACCTGAAGCGTGTCGTGATCGGCGGTTCGAGCTGCCCGGAGGCGCTGATCAAGCGCTTCGAGGAACGGCTTGGCGCGCATGTCCAGACCAGTTGGGGAATGACCGAGTTGTCGCCGATGGGCACGATCGCGCCGCCCGATCTGCCCGCCTCCGCCGAACAGGCATCCGGCCGCCCGCCGATGGGGATCGACCTGAAGCTGACCGATGCCGAAGGACGGACGCTGCCGCAGCAGCGCGGGGTCGAGGGTTGCCTCAAGGTCAAGGGGGCGAGCGTGGTCGATCGTTATTACGGCGCGGATGCCGACGCGCTCGACGACGAAGGCTATTTCGACACCGGCGACCTCGCGGTGATCGACGACGCCGGCAACCTCACGATCGCCGGCCGGTCGAAGGATTTGATCAAGTCGGGCGGCGAATGGATCAATCCGAATGAGATCGAGACGATCGTCGGCACCGATCCGGCGGTCGGGCTGGTCGCGGTGATCGGGCGCGACGACCCCAAATGGGGCGAGCGCCCGGTGCTGATGGTCGAGCCGCGCAAGGATCGCCGCATCGACCCCGCCGCATTGCGCACCAGTCTTCGCGGGCGGATCGCCGATTGGTGGCTGCCCGACGAGGTGGTCGTGGTGCCCGCCATGCCACTTGCCGCCTCGGGAAAGATTGACAAGAATCGGCTCCGTGCGGATTACGCGAGCGGCAGGTACAGCGCCGATCAAGTCGGCCGGTAA
- a CDS encoding TetR/AcrR family transcriptional regulator: MRSVALKKEDTGAAPAKKPVQGEKRSKAQQRAERLEQILDTAEYLFSQNGFHGVALRDIAKSVGIHTTLMHYYFEDKRALFEAVFARRAPETIGRRMVALEQYEKEAGANPTVEGALHAFLDTDLDLYREGGEAWMNSATFSARISNTPEGAELMDQYYDPVVLRLVGILRRALPDFTDEDIFWGYHFVTGALMNTLARTGRIDKLSGGVCHSDDFLAVKARMAKFMAAGFHALKD, encoded by the coding sequence ATGCGGTCAGTGGCGCTGAAGAAGGAAGACACCGGCGCGGCGCCCGCGAAAAAGCCTGTCCAAGGCGAAAAGCGCAGCAAGGCGCAGCAGCGCGCAGAGCGGCTCGAGCAGATTCTCGACACCGCCGAATATCTGTTTTCGCAGAACGGTTTCCACGGCGTCGCGTTGCGCGACATCGCGAAGAGCGTCGGGATTCATACGACGCTGATGCACTATTATTTCGAGGACAAGCGCGCTTTGTTCGAAGCGGTCTTCGCGCGGCGGGCGCCGGAGACGATCGGGCGGCGCATGGTCGCGCTCGAGCAATATGAGAAGGAGGCCGGGGCCAACCCGACCGTCGAAGGTGCGCTGCATGCGTTTCTCGACACCGATCTCGATCTGTATCGCGAAGGCGGAGAGGCGTGGATGAATTCGGCCACCTTCTCGGCGCGGATCAGCAACACGCCCGAGGGCGCCGAATTGATGGACCAATATTACGACCCGGTCGTGTTGCGGCTGGTCGGCATCCTGCGTCGCGCGCTGCCCGATTTCACCGACGAGGATATCTTTTGGGGATATCATTTCGTGACGGGCGCACTGATGAACACGCTCGCGCGGACGGGGCGGATCGACAAATTATCGGGCGGCGTGTGTCACTCCGACGATTTCCTGGCGGTGAAGGCGCGGATGGCCAAGTTCATGGCCGCCGGCTTCCACGCGCTGAAGGACTAG
- a CDS encoding class II 3-deoxy-7-phosphoheptulonate synthase: MTTTLAGTKIRRFREERSLTRAAFGAWYETAGSTVQGWEEDGKRASAKVLNQIAANGIAHHADWYVVAPVSGAARSEWAPHSWKSHEARQLPTYPDAAALDAATAQLHSYPPLVFAGEARNLTADLARVAAGEAFLLQGGDCAESFAEFHPNNIRDTFRVILQMAVVLTYASKLPVVKVGRMAGQFAKPRSADTETIDGVELPSYRGDNVNDIAFTPEGRTPDPQRMVQGYSQSAATLNLLRAFAQGGYANLHQVHRWTHDFLGSSPWAKKYEETADRIGEALDFMEACGISPDTVPQLSQTTFYTSHEALLLPYEQALTRQDSLTGDWYDTSAHMLWIGDRTRFDGSAHVEFLRGIGNPIGLKCGPSLEPDMLLRLLDTLNPGRIPGRMTLITRYGHDKIEAGLPKLVRAVKREGHPVVWSCDPMHGNTVAAAGYKTRPFDRILGEVRGFFAVHRAEGTFAGGIHAEMTGQNVTECTGGAVDVTEQNLADRYHTHCDPRLNAGQSLELAFLLAEMLNDELRQRRAEAV, translated from the coding sequence ATGACGACGACACTGGCAGGCACCAAAATCCGCCGTTTCCGCGAGGAACGCTCCCTTACCCGCGCTGCGTTCGGCGCGTGGTACGAAACCGCCGGCAGCACGGTGCAGGGCTGGGAGGAGGACGGCAAGCGCGCGTCCGCTAAGGTGCTCAACCAGATCGCGGCGAACGGCATCGCGCATCACGCCGATTGGTATGTGGTGGCGCCGGTGTCGGGCGCTGCAAGGTCTGAATGGGCTCCCCACAGCTGGAAGAGCCACGAAGCGCGCCAACTCCCCACCTACCCCGACGCCGCTGCACTCGACGCGGCAACGGCGCAGCTTCATTCATACCCGCCCCTCGTCTTCGCCGGCGAAGCGCGCAACCTGACCGCCGACCTCGCGCGCGTCGCGGCGGGCGAGGCGTTCCTGCTCCAGGGTGGCGACTGCGCCGAAAGCTTCGCCGAATTCCATCCCAACAACATCCGCGACACGTTCCGCGTCATCCTTCAGATGGCGGTCGTCTTGACCTATGCCTCCAAGCTGCCCGTGGTGAAGGTCGGGCGCATGGCGGGCCAGTTCGCCAAGCCGCGCAGCGCCGATACCGAGACGATCGACGGCGTCGAGCTCCCCTCGTACCGCGGCGACAACGTCAACGACATCGCCTTCACGCCGGAGGGCCGCACGCCCGACCCGCAGCGGATGGTGCAGGGGTACAGCCAGAGTGCGGCGACGCTCAACCTGCTCCGCGCCTTCGCCCAGGGCGGCTACGCCAATCTCCACCAGGTCCACCGCTGGACGCACGACTTCTTGGGCAGCAGCCCATGGGCGAAGAAGTACGAGGAAACCGCCGACCGCATCGGCGAAGCGCTCGACTTCATGGAGGCGTGCGGGATCAGCCCCGACACCGTCCCGCAACTGTCGCAGACCACCTTCTACACCAGCCACGAAGCGCTGCTGCTCCCCTACGAGCAAGCGCTGACCCGGCAGGACAGCCTGACAGGCGACTGGTACGACACGTCCGCGCACATGCTGTGGATCGGCGACCGCACACGGTTCGACGGATCGGCGCATGTCGAGTTCCTGCGCGGGATCGGCAATCCGATCGGGCTGAAATGCGGCCCGAGCCTGGAGCCCGACATGCTGCTGCGGCTGCTCGACACGCTCAACCCCGGCCGCATCCCCGGCCGCATGACGCTGATCACGCGCTACGGCCACGACAAGATCGAAGCCGGCCTGCCCAAGCTGGTCCGCGCGGTGAAACGCGAGGGTCATCCGGTGGTGTGGAGCTGCGACCCGATGCACGGCAACACCGTCGCGGCGGCTGGGTACAAGACGCGCCCGTTCGACCGCATCCTGGGCGAAGTCCGCGGTTTCTTCGCGGTGCATCGCGCGGAGGGGACGTTCGCCGGCGGCATCCATGCCGAAATGACCGGACAGAACGTCACCGAATGCACCGGCGGCGCCGTCGATGTGACCGAGCAGAATCTCGCCGACCGCTACCACACGCATTGCGACCCGCGCTTGAACGCCGGGCAGAGCCTGGAACTGGCGTTCCTGCTGGCCGAGATGCTCAACGACGAACTGCGCCAGCGGCGGGCCGAAGCGGTTTAG
- a CDS encoding spinster family MFS transporter has protein sequence MTAQAGPAGIDIGGSTAPLPKGARTVLITLCAVYVLNFLDRSLLGTLAKPIQESLQIDDAALGRLGGLYFALFYCLIAVPVGWLADRTNRVNVLVLACAIWSGATMACGFAANYPQLAIARMTVGFGEAGGVPPSYAIITDTIPPGRRGFAFGIYNLGPVIGAALGVAFGASIAAAFNWRWAFITIGAIGVVAAIIVRLLISEPPRGRYDANHDAAAKAPFWPTVRMFVTNPILMLMALGSGATQFITYGLGNFAALFLGREKGMSLGQIAIWYALVILIGMGLGMLASGRVIDRRASVSKSAYASVPAMSLAVAIPLYLGFVWAPSWPLALCFLTGVNFFNYFYLSSAVALVQEEVRPDQRVLASALLLLFMNFIGLGLGPTWVGWISSHFAAQGDAHSLQSALYTLTPFYLLAILLFAWLASLLRRRRSIAG, from the coding sequence ATGACTGCGCAAGCTGGGCCTGCGGGCATCGATATCGGCGGATCGACCGCCCCGCTGCCGAAGGGTGCGCGGACCGTTTTGATCACGCTGTGCGCGGTCTACGTCCTCAACTTTCTCGACCGTTCGCTGCTCGGCACGTTGGCCAAGCCGATCCAGGAATCGCTGCAGATCGACGACGCCGCGCTCGGGCGGCTCGGCGGGCTGTATTTCGCGTTGTTCTATTGCCTGATCGCGGTGCCGGTCGGCTGGCTCGCCGACCGCACCAACCGCGTCAACGTGCTGGTGCTCGCCTGCGCGATCTGGAGCGGGGCGACGATGGCGTGCGGGTTCGCCGCCAATTATCCGCAGCTCGCCATCGCGCGCATGACCGTGGGGTTCGGCGAGGCCGGCGGTGTGCCACCGTCCTACGCGATCATAACCGACACGATCCCGCCCGGTCGACGCGGCTTCGCGTTCGGCATCTACAATCTGGGGCCGGTGATCGGCGCCGCCTTGGGCGTCGCGTTCGGCGCATCGATCGCCGCCGCGTTCAACTGGCGCTGGGCGTTCATCACGATCGGCGCAATCGGCGTAGTCGCCGCGATCATCGTCCGTCTGCTGATCAGCGAGCCGCCGCGCGGCCGCTACGACGCGAACCATGACGCCGCCGCCAAGGCACCGTTCTGGCCGACCGTGCGCATGTTCGTGACCAACCCGATCCTGATGCTGATGGCGCTGGGCAGCGGCGCCACGCAGTTCATCACCTACGGCCTCGGCAACTTCGCCGCGCTTTTTCTGGGCCGCGAGAAGGGCATGTCGCTCGGCCAAATCGCAATCTGGTACGCGCTGGTCATTCTGATCGGCATGGGCCTAGGCATGCTGGCGTCCGGACGCGTGATCGACCGGCGCGCGAGCGTGTCGAAATCGGCCTATGCGAGCGTCCCCGCGATGTCGCTCGCCGTCGCGATCCCGCTCTATCTCGGCTTCGTCTGGGCGCCATCCTGGCCGCTGGCCTTGTGCTTCCTGACGGGAGTCAATTTCTTCAACTACTTCTACCTCTCGTCGGCGGTGGCGCTGGTGCAGGAAGAAGTCCGGCCCGACCAGCGCGTGCTCGCGAGCGCACTGTTGCTGCTGTTCATGAACTTCATCGGGCTGGGTCTCGGACCGACCTGGGTAGGCTGGATCAGTAGCCATTTTGCCGCGCAGGGGGACGCACATTCGCTGCAGTCGGCGCTGTACACGCTGACGCCATTCTATCTGCTCGCTATCCTGCTGTTCGCCTGGCTCGCCAGCCTGTTGCGCCGTCGAAGGAGTATCGCCGGATGA